One region of Primulina tabacum isolate GXHZ01 chromosome 17, ASM2559414v2, whole genome shotgun sequence genomic DNA includes:
- the LOC142531629 gene encoding ATP-dependent DNA helicase Q-like 4A isoform X1: MKEIHTRGNNSNGDNKSSNKPLKINWQEHANAHYDFSRQDKFLNANFLFSLPTQKPQIGEAMDARSMVFQFQDVSVQNVQVEKAWKLLTGLQLNSRNYTKPGKTLPLSEHADATSRRATQQCSSDSKSKFSGNTRMHQSLGESNVQSSKVEEDRQVVMQSGSYSTSDRFQAQNINGVARKSAAYARATVGSNSTYSERIVDDDVLENIDVDQIVMNHFQSSSTPQPTISKHPPFTPAILEEKNLPSELCLNCSHDIKLGLCSEASNHLQEMKDSLINISNDLIDNIDEMSSEKVEKLHLQRQQLNKQIQQLEKYLRSTSVNEERIPPNFSAFKATKMAFQCETPPTVPFRIDPKKLDSEFQVNNEPDGIDRWGSSFSFYSTDRVGISAASVGREAYVPKYIEVNYIEGSTDKKWSSREFSWTRELEANNKRVFGNHSFRPNQREVINATMSGYDVFVLMPTGGGKSLTYQLPALICPGITLVISPLVSLIQDQIMHLLQANIPAAYLNANMDWSEQQEILRELNSDYCKYKLLYVTPEKVAKSDVLLRHLESLHARDSLARIVIDEAHCVSQWGHDFRPDYQCLGILKQKFPSIPVLALTATATISVKEDVVQALGLVNCIVFRQSFNRPNLRYSVVPKTKKCVEDIDKFIKENHFDECGIIYCLSRMDCEKVAEKLQQYGHKAAFYHGSMDTDHRAMTQRQWSKDEINIICATVAFGMGINKPDVRFVIHHSLPKSIEGYHQECGRAGRDGQASSCVLYYSYSDYIRVKHMISQGVVEQTLFAPGYKRASTAPSGRLLETNTENLLRMVSYCENDVDCRRLLQLIHFGEKFDSLNCQKTCDNCSKNLSFVEKDVTEIAKQLVELVKTTGQHFSSAHILEVYRGSLNQFVKKHRHETLSMHGAGKHLAKDEASRVLRHLVIEDILMEDVKKSDLYGSVSSLLKVNESGVYNLFACGQTIKLRFPSSGKPLKSVRSEATPAKGSLTSGKQSPPPVDIPAEPHSEVDLNLSAKLYSALRMLRTVLVKEAGEGVMAYHIFGNATLQHISKRIPRNKDELLEINGIGKAKITKYGDRVLETIEATIRDYYKDKNSSSSNDSTDSKRRRHATARVSNTNDDDFLVESTGRSKKRLVKKVDKSLGKNLNNNLECEYQYQDIDFDDSLFEVEVGEIDQNIGGRVLPSWPTT, from the exons GCTTGGAAGCTACTTACAGGCCTGCAGTTGAATTCCAGAAACTACACAAAACCTGGAAAAACCCTTCCTTTATCCGAACATGCTGATGCCACCTCAAGGAGGGCTACTCAGCAATGTTCGTCTGACTCGAAAAGCAAGTTTTCTGGTAATACACGAATGCATCAAAGCCTAGGTGAATCCAATGTTCAAAGCAGCAAAGTTGAGGAAGACAGACAGGTTGTGATGCAGAGTGGTTCATACTCGACGAGTGATAGATTTCAAGCGCAAAACATCAATGGAGTTGCCCGTAAATCTGCTGCTTATGCAAGAGCAACAGTTGGGTCCAACTCAACATATTCTGAACGCATCGTTGATGATGATGTACTTGAG AATATTGATGTGGACCAAATAGTTATGAATCATTTTCAGTCAAGTTCGACTCCTCAGCCAACAATATCTAAACATCCTCCGTTTACTCCTGCTATACTTGAGGAAAAGAATTTGCCATCTGAGCTGTGCTTAAACTGCAGTCACGATATTAAG CTAGGACTTTGTTCGGAAGCTTCAAACCACCTGCAAGAAATGAAGGACTCTCTGATTAACATATCAAATGATCTAATAGACAATATTGATGAGATGAGTTCGGAGAAGGTAGAGAAGCTTCATCTACAAAG GCAGCAGCTTAATAAACAAATTCAGCAGCTTGAGAAATATCTACGCTCTACATCAGTTAATGAGGAGAGAATCCCGCCAAATTTTTCTGCATTTAAAGCAACCAAGATGGCTTTCCAGTGTGAAACCCCTCCAACAGTTCCGTTCAGAATTGACCCCAAGAAGCTCGATTCAGAGTTTCAAGTAAATAATGAGCCTGATGGGATTGATAGATGgggttcatcattttcattttaTTCCACTGACAGAGTTGGGATTTCAGCAGCCTCAGTGGGGAGAGAGGCATATGTACCTAAGTATATTGAAGTAAACTACATTGAGGGTTCAACCGACAAAAAGTGGAGCAGTCGGGAGTTTTCTTGGACAAGGGAGCTAGAG GCCAACAACAAAAGGGTGTTTGGCAATCACTCCTTCCGTCCCAACCAGAGAGAGGTGATCAACGCTACAATGAGTGGATATGATGTATTTGTTTTAATGCCAACTGGAGGAGGAAAAAGCCTGACTTATCAG CTCCCAGCCCTCATCTGTCCAGGAATAACTTTGGTCATTTCACCTCTTGTCTCTCTCATTCAAGACCAAATAATGCACCTGCTACAG GCAAATATACCAGCGGCTTATCTAAATGCCAACATGGATTGGTCTGAGCAGCAGGAGATTCTTAGAGAGCTTAATTCAGATTACTGCAAATACAAGCTGTTGTATGTCACCCCAGAGAAAGTGGCCAA AAGTGATGTCCTGCTGCGTCACTTAGAAAGCCTACATGCTCGTGATTCTCTTGCTCGGATTGTCATTGATGAAGCTCATTGTGTTAGCCAATGGGGACATGATTTTAGACCGGATTACCAG TGTCTCGGCATATTGAAACAGAAATTTCCATCTATACCTGTGCTTGCCTTGACTGCTACCGCCACAATCAGTGTGAAAGAAGATGTTGTGCAGGCTCTTGGTTTAGTAAATTGCATTGTTTTTCGGCAAAGTTTTAACCGCCCAAATTTACG ATATTCTGTTGTTCCTAAGACAAAGAAGTGTGTGGAAGATATTGACAAGTTTATCAAGGAGAACCATTTTGACGAATGTGGGATCATTTATTGTCTTTCAAGAATGGATTGTGAAAAAGTTGCTGAAAAGTTGCAG CAATATGGACATAAAGCAGCTTTCTACCATGGCTCCATGGACACCGACCACCGTGCAATGACACAGAGACAGTGGAGCAAGGATGAGATTAACATAATATGTGCAACAGTTGCATTTGGGATGG GTATAAATAAACCTGATGTCCGGTTTGTCATTCACCATTCCCTTCCGAAATCTATTGAAGGCTACCACCAG GAGTGCGGTCGTGCTGGAAGAGATGGCCAGGCTTCGTCTTGTGTGTTATACTACAGCTATAGTGATTAT ATTCGGGTGAAGCATATGATAAGTCAAGGAGTGGTAGAGCAAACACTCTTTGCACCAGGATATAAGCGTGCAAGTACAGCACCTTCGGGGAGGTTATTGGAGACAAACACAGAGAATCTCCTGCGAATG GTTAGCTATTGTGAGAATGATGTTGATTGTCGGCGTCTCCTACAGCTCATTCACTTTGGAGAAAAATTTGATTCTTTAAACTGCCAGAAAACTTGTGATAATTGTTCAAAAAATTTAAGCTTCGTTGAAAAAGATGTCACGGAGATTGCCAAGCAGCTG GTTGAACTGGTAAAGACAACAGGGCAACATTTTTCGTCGGCCCATATCTTGGAGGTCTACAGAGGTTCCTTAAACCAGTTT GTTAAGAAACACAGACATGAGACTCTGAGCATGCATGGAGCTGGAAAACATTTGGCCAAGGATGAAGCGTCCCGTGTGTTGCGTCACCTTGTGATCGAGGACATTCTGATGGAGGATGTGAAAAAAAGTGATTTATATGGATCAGTATCATCGCTATTAAAG GTTAATGAATCCGGGGTTTACAATCTCTTTGCCTGTGGCCAGACGATTAAACTAAG ATTCCCATCTTCTGGTAAACCATTGAAATCAGTTCGATCTGAGGCCACTCCTGCAAAAGGATCATTGACATCAGGAAAACAAAGTCCTCCACCAGTAGATATTCCTGCCGAGCCCCACTCTgaagttgatttg AACCTTTCAGCCAAATTATATTCTGCATTGCGAATGCTCAGAACAGTCCTAGTGAAGGAAGCTGGAGAAGGGGTCATGGCATATCACATTTTTGG AAATGCTACACTGCAGCATATCAGTAAAAGGATTCCAAGAAACAAAGATGAACTCTTAGAGATTAATGGTATTGGCAA AGCAAAAATAACCAAATATGGCGATCGAGTACTGGAAACCATTGAAGCTACCATTAGGGATTATTACAAGGACAaaaacagcagcagcagcaatgATAGCACAGATTCAAAGAGGAGAAGACATGCCACCGCTAGAGTTTCAAATACAAATGACGATGATTTCTTAGTTGAAAGCACTGGCAGGTCCAAGAAAAGGTTGGTGAAAAAGGTTGACAAGAGTCTGGGAAAAAATTTGAACAACAATCTCGAGTGTGAGTACCAATACcaagatattgattttgatgatagcTTATTTGAGGTTGAAGTTGGtgagattgatcagaatatagGAGGAAGAGTTCTACCTTCATGGCCTACAACTTGA
- the LOC142531629 gene encoding ATP-dependent DNA helicase Q-like 4A isoform X2, producing the protein MKEIHTRGNNSNGDNKSSNKPLKINWQEHANAHYDFSRQDKFLNANFLFSLPTQKPQIGEAMDARSMVFQFQDVSVQNVQVEKAWKLLTGLQLNSRNYTKPGKTLPLSEHADATSRRATQQCSSDSKSKFSGNTRMHQSLGESNVQSSKVEEDRQVVMQSGSYSTSDRFQAQNINGVARKSAAYARATVGSNSTYSERIVDDDVLENIDVDQIVMNHFQSSSTPQPTISKHPPFTPAILEEKNLPSELCLNCSHDIKLGLCSEASNHLQEMKDSLINISNDLIDNIDEMSSEKVEKLHLQRQQLNKQIQQLEKYLRSTSVNEERIPPNFSAFKATKMAFQCETPPTVPFRIDPKKLDSEFQVNNEPDGIDRWGSSFSFYSTDRVGISAASVGREAYVPKYIEVNYIEGSTDKKWSSREFSWTRELEANNKRVFGNHSFRPNQREVINATMSGYDVFVLMPTGGGKSLTYQLPALICPGITLVISPLVSLIQDQIMHLLQANIPAAYLNANMDWSEQQEILRELNSDYCKYKLLYVTPEKVAKSDVLLRHLESLHARDSLARIVIDEAHCVSQWGHDFRPDYQCLGILKQKFPSIPVLALTATATISVKEDVVQALGLVNCIVFRQSFNRPNLRYSVVPKTKKCVEDIDKFIKENHFDECGIIYCLSRMDCEKVAEKLQQYGHKAAFYHGSMDTDHRAMTQRQWSKDEINIICATVAFGMGINKPDVRFVIHHSLPKSIEGYHQVELVKTTGQHFSSAHILEVYRGSLNQFVKKHRHETLSMHGAGKHLAKDEASRVLRHLVIEDILMEDVKKSDLYGSVSSLLKVNESGVYNLFACGQTIKLRFPSSGKPLKSVRSEATPAKGSLTSGKQSPPPVDIPAEPHSEVDLNLSAKLYSALRMLRTVLVKEAGEGVMAYHIFGNATLQHISKRIPRNKDELLEINGIGKAKITKYGDRVLETIEATIRDYYKDKNSSSSNDSTDSKRRRHATARVSNTNDDDFLVESTGRSKKRLVKKVDKSLGKNLNNNLECEYQYQDIDFDDSLFEVEVGEIDQNIGGRVLPSWPTT; encoded by the exons GCTTGGAAGCTACTTACAGGCCTGCAGTTGAATTCCAGAAACTACACAAAACCTGGAAAAACCCTTCCTTTATCCGAACATGCTGATGCCACCTCAAGGAGGGCTACTCAGCAATGTTCGTCTGACTCGAAAAGCAAGTTTTCTGGTAATACACGAATGCATCAAAGCCTAGGTGAATCCAATGTTCAAAGCAGCAAAGTTGAGGAAGACAGACAGGTTGTGATGCAGAGTGGTTCATACTCGACGAGTGATAGATTTCAAGCGCAAAACATCAATGGAGTTGCCCGTAAATCTGCTGCTTATGCAAGAGCAACAGTTGGGTCCAACTCAACATATTCTGAACGCATCGTTGATGATGATGTACTTGAG AATATTGATGTGGACCAAATAGTTATGAATCATTTTCAGTCAAGTTCGACTCCTCAGCCAACAATATCTAAACATCCTCCGTTTACTCCTGCTATACTTGAGGAAAAGAATTTGCCATCTGAGCTGTGCTTAAACTGCAGTCACGATATTAAG CTAGGACTTTGTTCGGAAGCTTCAAACCACCTGCAAGAAATGAAGGACTCTCTGATTAACATATCAAATGATCTAATAGACAATATTGATGAGATGAGTTCGGAGAAGGTAGAGAAGCTTCATCTACAAAG GCAGCAGCTTAATAAACAAATTCAGCAGCTTGAGAAATATCTACGCTCTACATCAGTTAATGAGGAGAGAATCCCGCCAAATTTTTCTGCATTTAAAGCAACCAAGATGGCTTTCCAGTGTGAAACCCCTCCAACAGTTCCGTTCAGAATTGACCCCAAGAAGCTCGATTCAGAGTTTCAAGTAAATAATGAGCCTGATGGGATTGATAGATGgggttcatcattttcattttaTTCCACTGACAGAGTTGGGATTTCAGCAGCCTCAGTGGGGAGAGAGGCATATGTACCTAAGTATATTGAAGTAAACTACATTGAGGGTTCAACCGACAAAAAGTGGAGCAGTCGGGAGTTTTCTTGGACAAGGGAGCTAGAG GCCAACAACAAAAGGGTGTTTGGCAATCACTCCTTCCGTCCCAACCAGAGAGAGGTGATCAACGCTACAATGAGTGGATATGATGTATTTGTTTTAATGCCAACTGGAGGAGGAAAAAGCCTGACTTATCAG CTCCCAGCCCTCATCTGTCCAGGAATAACTTTGGTCATTTCACCTCTTGTCTCTCTCATTCAAGACCAAATAATGCACCTGCTACAG GCAAATATACCAGCGGCTTATCTAAATGCCAACATGGATTGGTCTGAGCAGCAGGAGATTCTTAGAGAGCTTAATTCAGATTACTGCAAATACAAGCTGTTGTATGTCACCCCAGAGAAAGTGGCCAA AAGTGATGTCCTGCTGCGTCACTTAGAAAGCCTACATGCTCGTGATTCTCTTGCTCGGATTGTCATTGATGAAGCTCATTGTGTTAGCCAATGGGGACATGATTTTAGACCGGATTACCAG TGTCTCGGCATATTGAAACAGAAATTTCCATCTATACCTGTGCTTGCCTTGACTGCTACCGCCACAATCAGTGTGAAAGAAGATGTTGTGCAGGCTCTTGGTTTAGTAAATTGCATTGTTTTTCGGCAAAGTTTTAACCGCCCAAATTTACG ATATTCTGTTGTTCCTAAGACAAAGAAGTGTGTGGAAGATATTGACAAGTTTATCAAGGAGAACCATTTTGACGAATGTGGGATCATTTATTGTCTTTCAAGAATGGATTGTGAAAAAGTTGCTGAAAAGTTGCAG CAATATGGACATAAAGCAGCTTTCTACCATGGCTCCATGGACACCGACCACCGTGCAATGACACAGAGACAGTGGAGCAAGGATGAGATTAACATAATATGTGCAACAGTTGCATTTGGGATGG GTATAAATAAACCTGATGTCCGGTTTGTCATTCACCATTCCCTTCCGAAATCTATTGAAGGCTACCACCAG GTTGAACTGGTAAAGACAACAGGGCAACATTTTTCGTCGGCCCATATCTTGGAGGTCTACAGAGGTTCCTTAAACCAGTTT GTTAAGAAACACAGACATGAGACTCTGAGCATGCATGGAGCTGGAAAACATTTGGCCAAGGATGAAGCGTCCCGTGTGTTGCGTCACCTTGTGATCGAGGACATTCTGATGGAGGATGTGAAAAAAAGTGATTTATATGGATCAGTATCATCGCTATTAAAG GTTAATGAATCCGGGGTTTACAATCTCTTTGCCTGTGGCCAGACGATTAAACTAAG ATTCCCATCTTCTGGTAAACCATTGAAATCAGTTCGATCTGAGGCCACTCCTGCAAAAGGATCATTGACATCAGGAAAACAAAGTCCTCCACCAGTAGATATTCCTGCCGAGCCCCACTCTgaagttgatttg AACCTTTCAGCCAAATTATATTCTGCATTGCGAATGCTCAGAACAGTCCTAGTGAAGGAAGCTGGAGAAGGGGTCATGGCATATCACATTTTTGG AAATGCTACACTGCAGCATATCAGTAAAAGGATTCCAAGAAACAAAGATGAACTCTTAGAGATTAATGGTATTGGCAA AGCAAAAATAACCAAATATGGCGATCGAGTACTGGAAACCATTGAAGCTACCATTAGGGATTATTACAAGGACAaaaacagcagcagcagcaatgATAGCACAGATTCAAAGAGGAGAAGACATGCCACCGCTAGAGTTTCAAATACAAATGACGATGATTTCTTAGTTGAAAGCACTGGCAGGTCCAAGAAAAGGTTGGTGAAAAAGGTTGACAAGAGTCTGGGAAAAAATTTGAACAACAATCTCGAGTGTGAGTACCAATACcaagatattgattttgatgatagcTTATTTGAGGTTGAAGTTGGtgagattgatcagaatatagGAGGAAGAGTTCTACCTTCATGGCCTACAACTTGA
- the LOC142531629 gene encoding ATP-dependent DNA helicase Q-like 4A isoform X3 has translation MHQSLGESNVQSSKVEEDRQVVMQSGSYSTSDRFQAQNINGVARKSAAYARATVGSNSTYSERIVDDDVLENIDVDQIVMNHFQSSSTPQPTISKHPPFTPAILEEKNLPSELCLNCSHDIKLGLCSEASNHLQEMKDSLINISNDLIDNIDEMSSEKVEKLHLQRQQLNKQIQQLEKYLRSTSVNEERIPPNFSAFKATKMAFQCETPPTVPFRIDPKKLDSEFQVNNEPDGIDRWGSSFSFYSTDRVGISAASVGREAYVPKYIEVNYIEGSTDKKWSSREFSWTRELEANNKRVFGNHSFRPNQREVINATMSGYDVFVLMPTGGGKSLTYQLPALICPGITLVISPLVSLIQDQIMHLLQANIPAAYLNANMDWSEQQEILRELNSDYCKYKLLYVTPEKVAKSDVLLRHLESLHARDSLARIVIDEAHCVSQWGHDFRPDYQCLGILKQKFPSIPVLALTATATISVKEDVVQALGLVNCIVFRQSFNRPNLRYSVVPKTKKCVEDIDKFIKENHFDECGIIYCLSRMDCEKVAEKLQQYGHKAAFYHGSMDTDHRAMTQRQWSKDEINIICATVAFGMGINKPDVRFVIHHSLPKSIEGYHQECGRAGRDGQASSCVLYYSYSDYIRVKHMISQGVVEQTLFAPGYKRASTAPSGRLLETNTENLLRMVSYCENDVDCRRLLQLIHFGEKFDSLNCQKTCDNCSKNLSFVEKDVTEIAKQLVELVKTTGQHFSSAHILEVYRGSLNQFVKKHRHETLSMHGAGKHLAKDEASRVLRHLVIEDILMEDVKKSDLYGSVSSLLKVNESGVYNLFACGQTIKLRFPSSGKPLKSVRSEATPAKGSLTSGKQSPPPVDIPAEPHSEVDLNLSAKLYSALRMLRTVLVKEAGEGVMAYHIFGNATLQHISKRIPRNKDELLEINGIGKAKITKYGDRVLETIEATIRDYYKDKNSSSSNDSTDSKRRRHATARVSNTNDDDFLVESTGRSKKRLVKKVDKSLGKNLNNNLECEYQYQDIDFDDSLFEVEVGEIDQNIGGRVLPSWPTT, from the exons ATGCATCAAAGCCTAGGTGAATCCAATGTTCAAAGCAGCAAAGTTGAGGAAGACAGACAGGTTGTGATGCAGAGTGGTTCATACTCGACGAGTGATAGATTTCAAGCGCAAAACATCAATGGAGTTGCCCGTAAATCTGCTGCTTATGCAAGAGCAACAGTTGGGTCCAACTCAACATATTCTGAACGCATCGTTGATGATGATGTACTTGAG AATATTGATGTGGACCAAATAGTTATGAATCATTTTCAGTCAAGTTCGACTCCTCAGCCAACAATATCTAAACATCCTCCGTTTACTCCTGCTATACTTGAGGAAAAGAATTTGCCATCTGAGCTGTGCTTAAACTGCAGTCACGATATTAAG CTAGGACTTTGTTCGGAAGCTTCAAACCACCTGCAAGAAATGAAGGACTCTCTGATTAACATATCAAATGATCTAATAGACAATATTGATGAGATGAGTTCGGAGAAGGTAGAGAAGCTTCATCTACAAAG GCAGCAGCTTAATAAACAAATTCAGCAGCTTGAGAAATATCTACGCTCTACATCAGTTAATGAGGAGAGAATCCCGCCAAATTTTTCTGCATTTAAAGCAACCAAGATGGCTTTCCAGTGTGAAACCCCTCCAACAGTTCCGTTCAGAATTGACCCCAAGAAGCTCGATTCAGAGTTTCAAGTAAATAATGAGCCTGATGGGATTGATAGATGgggttcatcattttcattttaTTCCACTGACAGAGTTGGGATTTCAGCAGCCTCAGTGGGGAGAGAGGCATATGTACCTAAGTATATTGAAGTAAACTACATTGAGGGTTCAACCGACAAAAAGTGGAGCAGTCGGGAGTTTTCTTGGACAAGGGAGCTAGAG GCCAACAACAAAAGGGTGTTTGGCAATCACTCCTTCCGTCCCAACCAGAGAGAGGTGATCAACGCTACAATGAGTGGATATGATGTATTTGTTTTAATGCCAACTGGAGGAGGAAAAAGCCTGACTTATCAG CTCCCAGCCCTCATCTGTCCAGGAATAACTTTGGTCATTTCACCTCTTGTCTCTCTCATTCAAGACCAAATAATGCACCTGCTACAG GCAAATATACCAGCGGCTTATCTAAATGCCAACATGGATTGGTCTGAGCAGCAGGAGATTCTTAGAGAGCTTAATTCAGATTACTGCAAATACAAGCTGTTGTATGTCACCCCAGAGAAAGTGGCCAA AAGTGATGTCCTGCTGCGTCACTTAGAAAGCCTACATGCTCGTGATTCTCTTGCTCGGATTGTCATTGATGAAGCTCATTGTGTTAGCCAATGGGGACATGATTTTAGACCGGATTACCAG TGTCTCGGCATATTGAAACAGAAATTTCCATCTATACCTGTGCTTGCCTTGACTGCTACCGCCACAATCAGTGTGAAAGAAGATGTTGTGCAGGCTCTTGGTTTAGTAAATTGCATTGTTTTTCGGCAAAGTTTTAACCGCCCAAATTTACG ATATTCTGTTGTTCCTAAGACAAAGAAGTGTGTGGAAGATATTGACAAGTTTATCAAGGAGAACCATTTTGACGAATGTGGGATCATTTATTGTCTTTCAAGAATGGATTGTGAAAAAGTTGCTGAAAAGTTGCAG CAATATGGACATAAAGCAGCTTTCTACCATGGCTCCATGGACACCGACCACCGTGCAATGACACAGAGACAGTGGAGCAAGGATGAGATTAACATAATATGTGCAACAGTTGCATTTGGGATGG GTATAAATAAACCTGATGTCCGGTTTGTCATTCACCATTCCCTTCCGAAATCTATTGAAGGCTACCACCAG GAGTGCGGTCGTGCTGGAAGAGATGGCCAGGCTTCGTCTTGTGTGTTATACTACAGCTATAGTGATTAT ATTCGGGTGAAGCATATGATAAGTCAAGGAGTGGTAGAGCAAACACTCTTTGCACCAGGATATAAGCGTGCAAGTACAGCACCTTCGGGGAGGTTATTGGAGACAAACACAGAGAATCTCCTGCGAATG GTTAGCTATTGTGAGAATGATGTTGATTGTCGGCGTCTCCTACAGCTCATTCACTTTGGAGAAAAATTTGATTCTTTAAACTGCCAGAAAACTTGTGATAATTGTTCAAAAAATTTAAGCTTCGTTGAAAAAGATGTCACGGAGATTGCCAAGCAGCTG GTTGAACTGGTAAAGACAACAGGGCAACATTTTTCGTCGGCCCATATCTTGGAGGTCTACAGAGGTTCCTTAAACCAGTTT GTTAAGAAACACAGACATGAGACTCTGAGCATGCATGGAGCTGGAAAACATTTGGCCAAGGATGAAGCGTCCCGTGTGTTGCGTCACCTTGTGATCGAGGACATTCTGATGGAGGATGTGAAAAAAAGTGATTTATATGGATCAGTATCATCGCTATTAAAG GTTAATGAATCCGGGGTTTACAATCTCTTTGCCTGTGGCCAGACGATTAAACTAAG ATTCCCATCTTCTGGTAAACCATTGAAATCAGTTCGATCTGAGGCCACTCCTGCAAAAGGATCATTGACATCAGGAAAACAAAGTCCTCCACCAGTAGATATTCCTGCCGAGCCCCACTCTgaagttgatttg AACCTTTCAGCCAAATTATATTCTGCATTGCGAATGCTCAGAACAGTCCTAGTGAAGGAAGCTGGAGAAGGGGTCATGGCATATCACATTTTTGG AAATGCTACACTGCAGCATATCAGTAAAAGGATTCCAAGAAACAAAGATGAACTCTTAGAGATTAATGGTATTGGCAA AGCAAAAATAACCAAATATGGCGATCGAGTACTGGAAACCATTGAAGCTACCATTAGGGATTATTACAAGGACAaaaacagcagcagcagcaatgATAGCACAGATTCAAAGAGGAGAAGACATGCCACCGCTAGAGTTTCAAATACAAATGACGATGATTTCTTAGTTGAAAGCACTGGCAGGTCCAAGAAAAGGTTGGTGAAAAAGGTTGACAAGAGTCTGGGAAAAAATTTGAACAACAATCTCGAGTGTGAGTACCAATACcaagatattgattttgatgatagcTTATTTGAGGTTGAAGTTGGtgagattgatcagaatatagGAGGAAGAGTTCTACCTTCATGGCCTACAACTTGA